Proteins encoded in a region of the Homo sapiens chromosome 9, GRCh38.p14 Primary Assembly genome:
- the ANGPTL2 gene encoding angiopoietin-related protein 2 isoform X1, producing MRPLCVTCWWLGLLAAMGAVAGQEDGFEGTEEGSPREFIYLNRYKRAGESQDKCTYTFIVPQQRVTGAICVNSKEPEVLLENRVHKQELELLNNELLKQKRQIETLQQLVEVDGGIVSEVKLLRKESRNMNSRVTQLYMQLLHEIIRKRDNALELSQLENRILNQTADMLQLASKYKDLEHKYQHLATLAHNQSEIIAQLEEHCQRVPSARPVPQPPPAAPPRVYQPPTYNRIINQISTNEIQSDQNLKVLPPPLPTMPTLTSLPSSTDKPSGL from the exons ATGAGGCCACTGTGCGTGACATGCTGGTGGCTCGGACTGCTGGCTGCCATGGGAGCTGTTGCAGGCCAGGAGGACGGTTTTGAGGGCACTGAGGAGGGCTCGCCAAGAGAGTTCATTTACCTAAACAGGTACAAGCGGGCGGGCGAGTCCCAGGACAAGTGCACCTACACCTTCATTGTGCCCCAGCAGCGGGTCACGGGTGCCATCTGCGTCAACTCCAAGGAGCCTGAGGTGCTTCTGGAGAACCGAGTGCATAAGCAGGAGCTAGAGCTGCTCAACAATGAGCTGCTCAAGCAGAAGCGGCAGATCGAGACGCTGCAGCAGCTGGTGGAGGTGGACGGCGGCATTGTGAGCGAGGTGAAGCTGCTGCGCAAGGAGAGCCGCAACATGAACTCGCGGGTCACGCAGCTCTACATGCAGCTCCTGCACGAGATCATCCGCAAGCGGGACAACGCGTTGGAGCTCTCCCAGCTGGAGAACAGGATCCTGAACCAGACAGCCGACATGCTGCAGCTGGCCAGCAAGTACAAGGACCTGGAGCACAAGTACCAGCACCTGGCCACACTGGCCCACAACCAATCAGAGATCATCGCGCAGCTTGAGGAGCACTGCCAGAGGGTGCCCTCGGCCAGGCCCGTCCCCCAGCCACCCCCCGCTGCCCCGCCCCGGGTCTACCAACCACCCACCTACAACCGCATCATCAACCAGATCTCTACCAACGAGATCCAGAGTGACCAGAACCTGAAGGTGCTGCCACCCCCTCTGCCCACTATGCCCACTCTCACCAGCCTCCCATCTTCCACCGACAAGCCGTCGG GACTCTAG